In Brassica napus cultivar Da-Ae chromosome C2, Da-Ae, whole genome shotgun sequence, the sequence GGGAAAGCGAGCCAGAGCCGCCTAGCTCTCCACCCCCAGCGCCGAAGAAAAGAGTCGACATGATCTTGTGGGGGTCAGAAAGCCATACACCTAACAGAATCGAGGGACAGACCAAAGGAAGAGTATGCATCGACATTACGGTAGCAGTCCGAACACTGAAGCACCTCAATGAAGCTACTCCCCCTAGTATTACTCGATACAACCCAAATGCAGGGTCTCCCTTTAGGAAAATCCCCAACTTCAAGCGAAAGCAGAAGATGGCCAGAATCCGTGAACTGCTAGAAAGACCAATTGCCCCACAAATTCAGAAGAAAGACATCATGCGAACCCTTAATCGCAACATGTCTGGGGGACAGAGACACTACCGACCAACACCAACCAAAAGatggaattttccgacggacaaCAAAGGCAAACAACGAATCGACTTTATCTACAGAGGCTCTAAATTTTGCAACTCGGTTAACTCCATCAAAGCATACCAACGAAGAGCCGAAAAGAGCATAGGAGTCAGAGAGCCTCTATCAGGTCCCAACCATGAAATCATCTTCGACAAAAATGAGACTGCAGATCTTGACAAACCACACGATGACGCTCTAGTAATACGACTCGACATCGGCGGCTGCGAACTATCTCGAGTAATGATCAACACCGGTAGCTTGGCTGATGTCCTCTTCTACGACGCGTTCAAAAGAATGGGGTTCACCAAAGCACTCCTCAAGCAAGAACGAACCCCTCTGATCGGGTTCGCAGGGGAAACCACCTACTCCCTTGGGTCAATCGAGCTCGCTGTAACCGCCGGAGAAGTCAGAAAAAATCGTGGAATTCATCGTGATAGACCATCCAGCCCCATTCAACGCAATCCTTGGAAGGCCCTGGCTATATAACATGAAGGCAGTCCCCTCAACCTACCACCAATGCCTGAAATTCCCGACTCCAAAAGGAATCAAAACCATTAGAGGAAGCCAGAAGAGCTTCAGAACATGCTACCTTGCAAGCTTCAAAGATACGAGCAGCACTCCTAATTAGGCCATCAAGATCAACAACAGACGTACACGCCTACATGAACCACCAAACAAAAGAACCTATCTCTGGAAAAATAATCGAACTACGTTATGACATGATCCCTCgccaagggtacgtaggcaactcacGACACGAGTTCAGTCACCCACCAACTACACAGCTCGAAGGATGCGCATCGCAACGCCTGAAGCACGCTAGCACATCAGCATCGACTTCGAATCGGAAGACAAGCTTCCTTCCTTGTCTAAAATTTGTAACAAACCGTAACCcaacattttaataaaattcggTGCTTACACCTCGTAGTTCGAGCTCGTTAGATTTCCTATATCCAAAAATCGCAATATTCTTAACGGTTGACTGTAAACCAGGACCCTGATCAAGTCTTTGGTTACAGCCAGCTCCGCCAACGAGCGCGGCGAAACTAGttaacaaaatcttttgttacaTCAAATGTACGTTGATAAAAATACCTACGACAAATCGACACACGACCTCAAAAGACCGGCCTTGCGTAAACATAAAAATTGCAACAAACAACTCGAGAACTCACAATCctatctttattaaaaaaataaaaataaagcaaaGGAAACAAAGGGGAAAgcgaaaataaaaatcaaattcatAAAACTACTCCTCGATATTAAATTCACCATCCTCGAACTGGCCGCCTGCGCGCTTCATTTCGTCACTCGTGTCATTCACCGCAGAAGGAACTTTAGCAAAGAAATTTTCTGGCAGGTCCTCCGTAATCTGAGgcagatcaagcttctcaacGGAGAAATCCGAAACCGCCATCACATCGAGCTCAGATCCGAGCTCGACCTCTTTAGTTAGAAGACGCAACAACTCATCCGAAGCCAAAAGTTTGTTGTTCATGATGTCCTTCAATATATCTATGTTCGCCTTGACCTCCCTAAGACGAGCTTTGCAATCACTTGCGGCCTTCTTTTTTTCCCACTTCTCCTTCAAAGATACCAGCACGTCCAAGTAGCTATCTGCCAAAGCCCTTTTAGCATCATAGAACTTATTAGCGGAAGATTCGACATTCGCCTCCAAAAAAGAAACTTGCTCTAGGGCCGACTTCCTCTCGTTACTCACAACTCGTAAAGGAGCCTCGAGTGAAGCAGCCTGATTCCCCAGCTTCTCAGCGGCGGCCAGCTGGACAGTGTTAGTACGCTCTCGATCCTGAGCCATCTTCAGACCAAGTTTCAGCTCCCGAACAACCGTCTTTATCTCATAAACCTCGTCGGAGCACGGAACATCCTGCAGACGTCTCTCCAAAGTCGCCGCAAACTCATTATTAGCCTCCATAGACTGGAACGTAACGAGTCAGAACGAACCAATCAAGCTAAAGATTCAAAGTTACAATTATCAAAAAGACGACCTTAGCATGAGCAACATCCATCTTCACATAGGCCTCGCGCCCCATCATATTTTGTAAGGAAGGAAGTGGACATCCAGCAGTCTTGAAATACCTCACCAAGTGAGCGACACTGTCCGGATCCTCCGTGATAGGACAACCCTTGGAGTGAGAAAACTGCCCATGAAACGGTTTAAAAACAACCGTATCACCCAAAACACCAAGACTGGTCTGCACCATTCATTTTCGCCTTCTTCGGAGGTGGATCGCTCCCCTCCGAACCAGTTGGGCTACTCGACTTTATGCAAGCAGCAGAATTTTCGCCCTCGAGGTCTTTTCCCTCTCGAGGTGAAGCTCGCGGAAGTCGGGTCTCCTCGTGAAGAACTTCTGTGAGCGCTTCGCTCACGTCTCCGGATCGGATGCGTTCCACACTAACGTCGCCCGCTAGATTTCGTATCCTTTCGGATTTGCGAAGGTTTGTCCTTCTCGATGCCATGTCTTTTCGGCAAGAGGAAACAAGAATCTATCGGAGTACTGTGATAAACCCTAAACGAAGTAAAGCTTCATAAGGGCCAAGGCGTCACTGTATCCCAACAATCTAGATAAAAGAATCTCGAAAACTGAGGAAGCAAAAGATATTCCTAAAACCATGTTTATCCATTCAAAATAGTCAAAACTTCGCGATCAAAGATCGCGGAAAACAAAAGTCTGAAATAGAAAGATCAACTAGAATCGTCTCCTTCGGGAACAGACGACCCTCCGGCTTGATCCACTGAATCTTCGGAAACTTGAGGAAGGTTGAGCCCGGAGATTGACCAATCCGATACAGCAGCCAAAGTAACAAGACCGTCACAGTCCTTCTCCATCTCCTTCAAACGAGCAAGCTAGGCATCCACAGTTAAGCCCCCATCCTTGAGCTCGTTCAGAAGATCGATGTTGGCAACCACCTCTTGCAACTGGATCTCAGCCGACGCCTCCTTTTTCTTGTTCACCCATTTCTCCTTCAACGACTCTAGGATCTCCCGATATCGTTCCGCGACGTCACGACGAGCGACACGAGAAGCACGACGGATATCTCGATCCCTCTCGACCTCGAACGCTGCAATTTTGGCCTTCTGAGCGATGACCTGGGCCGCAAGAGTCGCGTTATCCTGACAAGTCCTCTTCCAGTCACCGGTCAAGGCCTCGATCTTTTTAGCATCCCCTTTTCCCTCGCGCTTGGTGGTTTCGAGCTCCGCCAAAAATCACTTGATCTCAGAACCGATGCTCTCTATCTCCTTGTCATTCCGAGAAACCTCAACACGATCCTCCATCACTACAACATACTCGTTGAAGGCTTCCATAACCTAAAGAAGACGAAGCTGACAAATAAGAACCTCAAAGCATCTTCTAGAAggaaagaaaccaaaaaaaaggtCTTAGAGCTCGCGACTGCCACTTTGGCGTAAGCCTCCTTTTCGGTCGGAAAAGTATGGGAAGGGAGACGGTAACCTGCAGATCTCATGTGACCGGCGAGAGAGATCAGGTCGTCCTGAGCCGCCGACTGAGGATCATCACCTTCAGAAGCAAGCCCCCGGACGGTCGATTCTCGTCTAGAACAGGACGGGCCGGGCAAGGCAGCCTTCGACGATCGATGTCGCTTACGGGTCGCGACAACTACTTCATCTTTCGAGCTGGGGCTCAACGAGACATGAGATCGTCGCTCCCCAGGAGCATCTTCATCATCGGAATCCCGAATCGAAATCAAGGGAGGTATCAGAAGCTCTGCTCCTCAACGCTGACCCAGAAGTACGAGACCTCCTCATAAGCTGCCAGGCCAATCGGTCCAAAGACTGAGCTTGGATGGAAGAAGTCGCAACGACTTCCTGAGAGCGCTCCGCCTCATCTTCAGAGCTGCCAATAGCCGGTGGGGGCCTGTTTGTTCCCCCTGGCATGGCAAAAGCAGCTCTGATTCGGGACTGGTCAAACGATGAACAGTTCGAACGACCTCTCCGGAGAACTCCGATCAAACCCGAATCTCGTTCGACATCAAAGAACTTCTGGAATGAACTGaaacaattaaaagaaaaagaagatttgAATCGCAAATCTCCCAAAGGAAAAGGATCGACATTAAGATCAAGAAAGAACTAACCTATATTCTCAGCCCAATTCCGGGGAAGTCGAGAGAAATCGAAGTCGCCCATGGATGCTCCATCCACCTTAAAGACAAAAAATTACTCGCGCCACTTCTCATCGTGATTGGGGACATCCTCAATAACGTGGCAACCCGGACGCGGAGACACGAGGAAAGTTTCGGGACTCTTCTTGCTCCGCTTCACTAGAACAAGGTGACGGAACTCACTAAGACCGAAGGAAAGACCTTCCTCCCTAGCTTTAACCAAGAACGTTATGTGATGCCTAAGAAAATTCGGGAGGATTTGATTAAACGATAAACCAAGCTCCGCCAAGATCTCGAGGATAGGCTCCAGAATCGGGAAAGTAAGACCGCAAGATTGGAAGAAAGAGGGATAAGCTCTGCAATATCCTCCTCGAACGATTTTGGGAGTCTCAGACATAGAAGCCAAGTCAAGGACGATGGCTCGGTCTACTCCATACATCGTGTAGAGATCCTCAAGATCGTCGGTCGTAGTCGTCGGGTGAGGGAAACTGAATGATGAAGACATCTCAGGTCCAATGATCAAGAAATCTCAAAGCAATAGaaaaaagagatgaagaagaagaatcagaattgagacaaaaaaaaagaaatccctTGCGTATTTATAGCTACTCTAACGGCTCTATCGTCATTCTCGAGAAGGATAATGATGACCTAGGACTCGTCCTAGCGGTGGCCGATGTAGCCGTTAGCAAGAGTAAAAGTGCGCCAAACAACGGTCTCCAAAGTTTATCAttaaattcaaaccaaaatcGTACCGGGTACCAAGCGACGAAATCAAGATTAAAGCAAACCACCTCTATTTTGTTTCGTTCAAACCAAAAGAGGCtgggggacaaatgttggaTCCAATTTTGGCCAATACGTTAATGGGCCACAATCAAGGAAATGGACTGCGAAGATCCACAGCAAGCACGCGAGCTCCGGACGGAGACTTCGAGGATCCGGAGATCGCAGAACAGTCGCGAAGATCACGGGACCAGCCCGTTATAAGAAAAGATCGACGCATAAGGAAGAtgacacgttgaaaaccctagagtaTGATCTTGTTTTTACCCAACTTTAGATCTTTTCAATTAACGATCTCGTTTCTAACGTATGATCTTGTTTAACTTAATGTATTcaatcttattcatcaataaagtccatttttgcCTACTGGAAACTgattacatcgttgtgttctaaagatgtTGTTGCCTACGTCATTATCTTCCCTAGATTAaactcccgatcactatcaaattctTAGTGTAGATTTCATGATCTACAATGACGATTGTGGTTTACCAattgtgtaaaaaaaaaaaagaaacgtgATATACATATTTATTGGACTATAGGTGGtcattttcaaattattttgcAATAAAAACAACTCAATGAAAATGAATTTCAATGTTAAACAtgatggaaaagaaaaaaaaagaacaacttttttttttttgatgaaatttgaaatttattgatcaaccTAAGAAATTTTACAGACCATTAAAGGTTGGTTATAGTCTTAGATGCTAACtagaaatttattgatcaacttttTTGTTCGTTTGAGTAACCCATTATTTGTTTTATCaacaataaaaacatatattaatgcattatctatctatactattatttgtgaCGTGATTTTCGCATTTGAACTTTtatgttaaaagttagagcagttaaatttaatgatatccttaatgatttttttttatatataattaaaaaggaaattcatattaataatattagatttttaaaaaataagaatttttttacatcttatgttgttatattgaaataatattttctatttaaggttaaaaaaataagatataaaacaatttacaattaaatattaatcaagaaaaagttttgtataaagatattttcttaaaaaattaatatagagtgtttttaaattttcaacacaataataaaacatattttagttaaagttttgttatatatatatatatataattaatttgatgtttgatttaaaatttttgaaaacagatataataatttatcCTGCTTgcttttgaattaataaaacacaaacTCATAAGTATTCGTAAGAAGATAATGTCCACATGTATGgtcaaaatatttagttttattatctTCTATATTCTTAATAACACGCCTGACCAACCAAATTTTGCCATATCacttagattttaaaaaatttaaaaatcaattaaaacaagATAATgactaaaacaaaacatatcaaCGATGTTTTATTTCTTATGTTCCCATATCTTTAAAATTTGACTGACAAATCATAAACGACAGCAGAACTACCATCGTTTAACAATAGAATAGGAAAGGATTATACTCTTTCTTATTCAATCTCAATACCTTAACTCAAAATTAGTGTCGTATGAATGTCCTGAGCCAGTGTCGAGTTTCAGTTTCTGAGTAAACGGATCGCATCAACCCAAATTCTCAAGTTACTCTATCTTACTCCTATGTACAGTTTCGTTGGCTTAGACAAAGCACCAAACGAACCTGTTTTGGGTTAAGAAAGAAGGTTCGAGAAAAGTGGATATGGAAAATCTGAGTTAATAACCAAGTGGTGGCAATTTATTGGAGTTTGGTGTGTTCGATTCTCCCTCGGAACTAAATTATCATCACTTGGCCAATATAGACTTGGGCTTCGGCCCAAGTGATTTACATGGTGGATCGTAACAGATGATCGGTTCACTCTCTGGCATTAGTCGGAAAGTATTCCAAACTCGGGTCAGTCAGTGTAATAGCCAGTCCACTTTCTAGCACTAAGTGTATTCCTCCCGAGACCCAGCCGATaaggtttatcaaaaaaaattccgaGTTATTGGAAATTTTATCATTGCAAAGAGCTTTTAGGGtaggaaaagaaaaaaggaacaAGGAAGGAAGGAAGAAATCAAACGTAAACAAGGTCCAATAAGAGGAACTGATTTTGATAAAAGGTAAAACCAATTCTATTAATTCGATTAATTCACCACTTTAAAGTTCTACGGTCATTACTTTGATATTCAGTGAGATAATCTGGTTTATGTAAGGTGATTGGAACTTTAAGTGTTGAAAAGATGCAAAATTGCTGCTATGAAAAAGTTGatcctatttaaaaa encodes:
- the LOC106383572 gene encoding uncharacterized protein LOC106383572, which codes for MATSSATDIYMVIEETRRTPFTNRIASARLHHVGKLKFPEYAGNTDPKVHAGYYRFFAKNLTGAALEWFAGLEENSIDNFTQLLSAFLKQYSVFIETRVTETDLWNLKQAPFEPLRAYINKFREIKAKISHPNEVMALAALKDGVYFSSKFREEMAGRAPISLDNALHRDSYFATHEEETSEDTEEEEEEPATPKSNRKAKGSSNKRGRESEPEPPSSPPPAPKKRVDMILWGSESHTPNRIEGQTKGRVCIDITVAVRTLKHLNEATPPSITRYNPNAGSPFRKIPNFKRKQKMARIRELLERPIAPQIQKKDIMRTLNRNMSGGQRHYRPTPTKRWNFPTDNKGKQRIDFIYRGSKFCNSVNSIKAYQRRAEKSIGVREPLSGPNHEIIFDKNETADLDKPHDDALVIRLDIGGCELSRVMINTGSLADVLFYDAFKRMGFTKALLKQERTPLIGFAGETTYSLGSIELAVTAGEVRKNRGIHRDRPSSPIQRNPWKALAI